In Risungbinella massiliensis, a single window of DNA contains:
- a CDS encoding PTS sugar transporter subunit IIA produces the protein MNEILTLEKIKLNVQVSDKWEAIRKTGELLLEGGHIQESYIVQMIEREKLSTTYMGNGLAIPHGTNEAKKYVSSTGISLLQVPAGVDFGDGNIAYILVGIAGVGDEHLEVLSQIAIFCSDEENVKRLAHANTKEEILKMFQGGN, from the coding sequence ATGAATGAAATACTCACACTAGAAAAAATCAAACTAAATGTACAAGTTTCGGATAAATGGGAAGCAATTCGCAAAACAGGAGAATTATTGCTAGAAGGCGGTCACATTCAAGAATCTTATATCGTGCAAATGATCGAACGAGAAAAACTTAGCACTACCTACATGGGGAACGGTCTTGCAATCCCTCACGGTACCAATGAAGCGAAAAAGTATGTCTCTTCCACTGGCATTTCCCTGCTGCAAGTACCTGCTGGAGTTGACTTTGGGGACGGAAACATTGCTTATATACTAGTTGGGATCGCTGGTGTCGGAGATGAACATTTAGAAGTTCTTTCCCAAATTGCGATCTTCTGTTCAGACGAAGAAAATGTAAAACGACTAGCACATGCCAATACTAAGGAAGAAATTCTCAAGATGTTCCAGGGAGGTAACTAA
- a CDS encoding mannitol-1-phosphate 5-dehydrogenase has protein sequence MKALHFGAGNIGRGFIGLILQQSGYEVTFADINENIIGALTERNEYTVEIADESHEKMNVTGVQGIHSQKDPSKLIKAVIEADLITTAVGPNVLKYLAPTLAEGLRQRVSQTEKPLHIIACENMVRGTSQFQEQIQDHLSIEEQASLQGKVAFLDAAVDRIVPLQANQDPLHVIVEPFYEWVIETKGLLLEQLPILQAHFVNDLQPYIERKLFTVNTGHAAAAYLGYQKGYRWIAEAIQDPDILTRTRSVLEETGYVLTNMYSLDHMEHQKYIEKILSRFLNPYLRDEVIRIARSPIRKLQPGDRLVAPARKLLELGKEPVHLSSVIAAALKYDYKEDPEAQKIQQYIAKHGLENAISHFTGATSDSKLFSSIQKNL, from the coding sequence ATGAAAGCTTTGCATTTTGGAGCTGGAAACATCGGAAGGGGATTTATTGGTCTAATTCTTCAACAATCAGGCTATGAAGTCACTTTTGCTGATATCAACGAAAACATAATCGGTGCGTTAACGGAGCGCAATGAGTATACCGTAGAAATTGCCGATGAGAGTCACGAAAAAATGAACGTAACAGGAGTACAAGGGATTCACTCGCAAAAAGATCCCTCCAAATTAATAAAGGCAGTCATCGAAGCAGATCTGATTACTACTGCAGTGGGTCCCAATGTTTTGAAATACTTGGCTCCTACTTTGGCTGAAGGATTACGGCAAAGAGTAAGTCAAACTGAGAAACCTCTACATATCATTGCTTGTGAAAACATGGTACGAGGAACTTCTCAGTTTCAAGAACAGATACAAGATCATCTATCTATCGAAGAACAAGCGTCTCTTCAAGGAAAGGTTGCATTTTTAGACGCAGCAGTAGACCGAATCGTACCATTACAAGCAAACCAAGATCCGCTTCATGTCATAGTAGAACCTTTTTATGAATGGGTAATCGAAACCAAAGGGCTTCTTTTGGAACAGCTCCCTATTCTCCAAGCACACTTTGTCAATGACCTCCAACCATATATTGAACGAAAACTCTTTACCGTTAACACAGGTCATGCTGCAGCCGCTTATCTAGGCTATCAAAAGGGGTATCGCTGGATAGCGGAAGCAATTCAAGATCCTGATATCTTAACAAGAACCAGATCTGTTTTAGAAGAAACAGGTTATGTCTTAACCAATATGTATTCTCTCGATCATATGGAGCACCAGAAATATATCGAGAAAATTCTCTCTCGCTTCTTAAATCCATATCTACGAGACGAAGTAATTCGGATCGCCCGTTCCCCCATTCGAAAGCTACAACCAGGTGATCGTCTAGTAGCACCAGCACGTAAGTTATTAGAACTAGGAAAAGAGCCAGTTCATTTATCCTCTGTCATTGCAGCAGCTTTGAAATACGACTATAAAGAAGATCCCGAGGCTCAAAAAATTCAGCAATATATTGCCAAACATGGATTAGAAAACGCCATCTCTCATTTTACAGGAGCTACATCGGATAGTAAGTTATTTTCTTCCATTCAAAAAAATCTATAA
- the ndk gene encoding nucleoside-diphosphate kinase, producing the protein MQKTFIMVKPDGVQRGLIGDIVARFEKKGFQLVGAKLMNVSRELAEEHYGEHKERPFFGELVDFITSSPVFAMVWQGENVIATARQMMGKTNPADALPGTIRGDYGVSVGMNIIHGSDSEESAAREMGLWFPETEQVSYDKTVDRWIY; encoded by the coding sequence ATGCAAAAGACTTTTATTATGGTGAAACCAGATGGAGTACAACGCGGCTTAATCGGAGATATTGTTGCTCGTTTTGAGAAAAAAGGCTTTCAACTTGTAGGTGCAAAGTTGATGAATGTGTCCCGTGAATTAGCAGAAGAACACTACGGTGAACATAAAGAACGTCCTTTCTTTGGAGAATTGGTTGACTTTATTACTTCCAGTCCTGTCTTTGCAATGGTTTGGCAAGGAGAAAATGTAATCGCTACCGCTCGCCAAATGATGGGAAAAACCAATCCTGCTGATGCACTACCTGGAACGATTCGTGGTGACTATGGAGTTAGCGTAGGGATGAACATTATCCATGGTTCTGATTCAGAAGAGAGTGCTGCGCGAGAAATGGGTCTTTGGTTTCCAGAGACCGAACAAGTTTCATATGATAAAACAGTAGATCGTTGGATCTACTAA
- a CDS encoding DinB family protein: MTNVLRPLLTEILEITTDQEAWFVPLEEALKGLTSKQANQKRENTHSIAEICQHLLFWNERYLRRFKGETPQVEVKDNAATFDSPEKLDWEELKAKLLSVQKEWIELVKSCEEEQFSRFHPQLDSPWWSEIACLTNHTSYHIGQIVQIRIEAGNWHR, from the coding sequence ATGACAAACGTTTTACGACCCCTCTTAACGGAAATATTGGAAATTACTACAGATCAAGAAGCTTGGTTTGTACCATTAGAAGAAGCACTAAAGGGGCTAACATCCAAACAAGCAAACCAAAAAAGAGAAAATACCCACTCCATTGCGGAAATTTGCCAACATTTGCTATTTTGGAATGAACGATATCTACGCCGATTTAAAGGAGAAACGCCTCAAGTTGAGGTCAAGGATAACGCAGCAACATTTGACTCTCCTGAAAAGCTAGATTGGGAAGAACTAAAAGCCAAATTGCTGTCAGTCCAAAAAGAGTGGATTGAGTTGGTGAAATCGTGTGAGGAGGAACAATTCAGCAGATTTCATCCACAGTTAGATAGTCCATGGTGGAGTGAAATAGCATGTTTAACTAACCATACTTCCTATCATATAGGCCAGATTGTGCAAATACGAATAGAAGCTGGAAACTGGCATCGTTAA
- a CDS encoding polyprenyl synthetase family protein → MLKLQNIYVSLRNDLEQVEKRLAESIQTTEPSLAKSSRHLLDAGGKRMRPVFVLLSGRMGNYQFSQLLPIAVSLELIHMASLVHDDVIDNAQTRRGRTTVKAEWDNKVAMYTGDYLFAKALQEMKRFQSPEGHRILSRAINEVCLGEIDQLRDLFQPNQSLRNYLHRIKRKTALLMAISCRLGAIGSGADEQVVRLLTRYGYCVGMAFQMTDDVLDLVGEEKILGKPAGSDLRQGNVTLPVIYALQHLPQEQKASLLTYLTTRGEEGDLSELLTYVKKSGGIEYTLELSRKYLSKALASLEAMPKSSERESLRLIAEFIVSRSY, encoded by the coding sequence ATGTTAAAATTACAAAATATTTATGTTAGCTTACGAAATGACCTAGAACAAGTAGAAAAACGATTAGCAGAATCGATCCAAACGACAGAACCATCGCTTGCTAAATCCTCTCGCCATCTCTTAGACGCAGGTGGAAAACGGATGCGCCCTGTTTTTGTATTGCTCTCAGGGCGGATGGGAAATTATCAGTTCTCGCAGTTACTTCCGATTGCAGTCTCTTTAGAACTGATCCATATGGCTAGCTTGGTTCATGACGACGTCATTGACAACGCTCAAACAAGACGAGGTCGCACCACTGTGAAGGCAGAGTGGGACAATAAAGTGGCCATGTATACAGGTGATTATCTTTTTGCCAAAGCACTTCAAGAGATGAAGCGCTTTCAAAGCCCAGAGGGGCATCGTATCTTATCTAGAGCAATAAATGAAGTGTGTTTAGGAGAGATTGACCAATTACGTGATCTGTTCCAGCCAAATCAAAGTCTCCGTAACTATTTACACCGGATTAAGCGGAAAACTGCTTTACTCATGGCAATTAGTTGTCGGCTTGGAGCAATTGGTAGCGGTGCAGATGAACAGGTAGTTCGACTCTTAACTCGATATGGATATTGTGTCGGCATGGCGTTTCAGATGACAGATGACGTGTTAGATCTGGTTGGAGAAGAGAAGATTCTTGGGAAACCAGCAGGAAGTGATTTGCGTCAAGGAAATGTCACCTTACCTGTTATTTATGCTCTACAACATCTCCCACAAGAGCAAAAAGCTTCTCTTCTAACGTATTTGACAACTCGTGGAGAAGAGGGGGATCTATCTGAACTTCTCACATACGTAAAGAAATCGGGAGGAATCGAATATACTTTAGAGCTATCTCGTAAATATCTTTCCAAAGCTTTAGCATCATTGGAGGCGATGCCGAAAAGTTCGGAGAGAGAATCTTTGCGTTTGATTGCCGAATTTATTGTGAGTCGTTCGTATTAG
- a CDS encoding menaquinone biosynthesis protein, with the protein MKDRLKIGKIVYTNVFPLYEKLDLSDLWVEEIRNVPSQLNLHLQAAKIQMSSISSFAYAENWREYVLLPNISVSARDAVGSIFLFTKGESLAELDGKKIAVTNQSASSTNLLRVLLEKYEGVRPMYLPMDPNLDQMLPEADAALLIGDAAIKANWSKTATKCKVFDLGEEWHRVTGESMTFAVWAIRAEAVTPYYETLQQVANRVVEAKEDGLSSLDQVIPKAQARLGGDTSFWREYYLEKLHYDFSDLEARGLARYFQDLRELHILTEEVPIRMASF; encoded by the coding sequence TTGAAGGATCGTTTGAAAATAGGAAAAATAGTATATACCAATGTATTTCCGCTATATGAAAAATTAGATCTGTCTGATTTATGGGTGGAGGAGATTCGAAATGTACCTTCCCAACTGAATCTGCATCTGCAAGCAGCTAAGATCCAGATGAGTAGCATTTCTTCCTTTGCTTATGCTGAAAATTGGAGAGAGTATGTACTTTTGCCAAATATATCTGTTAGTGCACGAGATGCAGTAGGCTCGATTTTTCTTTTTACGAAAGGCGAATCGTTGGCGGAATTAGACGGGAAAAAGATTGCTGTAACGAATCAATCAGCCTCTTCCACCAATCTGCTACGGGTTCTATTAGAGAAGTATGAAGGTGTTCGACCAATGTATCTCCCTATGGACCCCAACTTAGATCAGATGTTACCAGAAGCAGATGCTGCTCTCTTGATTGGAGATGCAGCGATCAAAGCTAACTGGTCGAAAACAGCTACGAAGTGTAAGGTGTTTGATTTAGGAGAAGAGTGGCATCGTGTAACAGGTGAATCGATGACCTTTGCAGTATGGGCTATTCGAGCAGAGGCGGTCACTCCTTATTACGAGACGTTACAACAGGTCGCTAATAGGGTGGTAGAAGCAAAGGAAGATGGCTTGTCTTCCCTAGATCAAGTAATTCCGAAAGCGCAGGCAAGATTAGGGGGAGACACATCTTTTTGGCGAGAGTATTATCTGGAAAAGTTACACTATGACTTTTCTGACTTAGAAGCGAGAGGATTGGCCAGATATTTCCAGGATCTAAGAGAACTTCATATCCTAACAGAAGAAGTGCCGATCCGTATGGCTTCCTTTTAA
- a CDS encoding UbiX family flavin prenyltransferase gives MNRKKRIIVGMSGASGAPYALSVLEELLRQGHYVHLMVTEAAWRVLQEEHDWEIQKRERLFQERMGHLPGELVFHPLRDIGASIASGSFPVDAMVVVPCSMATMARIALGISSNLLERSADVMIKERRQLVVVPRETPLSSIHLENMLKLTNNGVMILPAMPGFYSRPETIEDMVRFVAGKILDQIGVEHQLYKRWKEEEL, from the coding sequence ATGAATAGAAAAAAACGAATTATCGTTGGGATGAGTGGAGCCAGTGGTGCCCCTTATGCTCTTAGTGTATTAGAAGAGCTTTTGCGTCAAGGACACTATGTACACCTAATGGTGACGGAAGCAGCTTGGCGCGTTTTGCAAGAGGAACATGACTGGGAGATTCAAAAGCGAGAAAGGCTTTTTCAAGAACGTATGGGTCACTTGCCAGGTGAATTGGTTTTTCACCCACTTCGGGATATTGGAGCCTCAATCGCTTCTGGCTCATTTCCAGTAGATGCAATGGTCGTTGTTCCATGCTCCATGGCAACAATGGCACGGATCGCACTTGGGATTTCGAGCAATCTTCTCGAGCGTTCGGCAGATGTGATGATCAAAGAGCGCCGACAGCTCGTTGTGGTTCCTCGGGAGACCCCACTTAGCTCCATTCATTTAGAAAACATGTTAAAGCTAACGAACAATGGAGTAATGATTTTACCAGCTATGCCCGGTTTTTATTCACGGCCTGAGACGATAGAAGACATGGTTCGCTTTGTTGCAGGGAAGATTTTGGATCAAATAGGGGTGGAACACCAACTATATAAGCGCTGGAAGGAGGAGGAGCTTTGA
- a CDS encoding UbiA-like polyprenyltransferase, translated as MWIKLRHVFDMIKIEHSLFALPFAYMGAILGSLEVRGFFPSWLEFFWITLAMVGARSAAMALNRLIDRHIDAKNPRTANRHIPAGLVSVSFTWGFVIASFFVLFVAAYQLNMLAVKLLPIAVFFLVIYSYTKRFTWACHLVLGIATGLGSLGGWVATTGQVDLAGIVLFVSVALWIGGFDVIYACQDFEFDRSEGIHSIPARFGLKRGLAISTWMHVGTIIGFVSLLWLTNLGIWYGLGVLVVIGILIYEHLIVSADDLSRMNTAFFTMNSMISIILFLFMMVDVL; from the coding sequence ATGTGGATCAAATTACGACATGTATTCGATATGATTAAAATAGAACATTCTCTCTTTGCGCTACCCTTTGCCTATATGGGAGCGATTTTAGGAAGTCTGGAAGTTCGCGGCTTTTTCCCTTCATGGTTAGAGTTTTTCTGGATAACGCTTGCTATGGTTGGAGCAAGAAGTGCTGCGATGGCACTCAACCGATTAATTGATCGGCATATTGATGCCAAGAACCCTCGAACAGCGAATCGTCATATTCCAGCTGGGCTCGTCTCGGTTTCCTTTACTTGGGGTTTTGTAATTGCATCGTTCTTCGTGCTTTTTGTAGCTGCATATCAACTAAATATGCTGGCAGTGAAGTTATTACCGATCGCCGTTTTCTTTTTAGTTATTTATTCGTATACCAAGCGTTTTACATGGGCATGTCATCTTGTTCTTGGAATCGCTACTGGGCTTGGTTCACTAGGAGGCTGGGTTGCAACTACTGGACAAGTGGATTTAGCCGGAATTGTCTTGTTTGTTTCGGTAGCACTCTGGATTGGTGGATTTGATGTCATCTATGCTTGCCAAGACTTTGAATTTGACCGATCCGAAGGGATTCATTCGATCCCAGCACGATTTGGACTAAAACGTGGCTTGGCGATCTCTACTTGGATGCATGTCGGTACCATAATCGGATTTGTAAGTTTGCTCTGGTTGACCAATCTAGGGATATGGTACGGATTAGGTGTTCTAGTTGTCATCGGAATCCTGATCTACGAGCATCTCATTGTTTCAGCAGATGATTTGTCTCGGATGAATACCGCCTTTTTCACCATGAATAGTATGATCAGCATTATTCTCTTTCTCTTTATGATGGTGGATGTTCTATGA
- a CDS encoding demethylmenaquinone methyltransferase — MEKLSGNQKKKFVHGVFESIAGRYDVMNSILSFRRHKAWRKFTMKKMQVRPGQTAIDVCCGTCDWTISLAEASQTGKMVGLDFSANMLEVGKRKIEEKNRQQQIELVEGDAMKLPFPDNTFDHATIGFALRNVPDLVQVLKEMKRVVKPGGQVVSLELSKPTSPLFRRIYLFYFQKVLPVLGKLFANSYEQYRWLPESLVSFPDYQELKKLMEEEVGLEVEVYPLTFGITALHLGRKPVE; from the coding sequence ATGGAGAAACTTTCGGGAAATCAAAAGAAAAAGTTTGTACATGGAGTTTTTGAAAGTATAGCCGGTCGTTATGATGTAATGAATTCTATTCTTAGTTTTCGTAGACATAAAGCTTGGCGGAAGTTTACGATGAAGAAAATGCAAGTACGCCCTGGCCAGACAGCAATTGATGTCTGCTGTGGAACTTGCGATTGGACTATTTCGCTTGCAGAAGCGAGTCAGACAGGCAAGATGGTGGGGCTCGATTTTAGTGCGAACATGCTTGAAGTAGGCAAGCGTAAGATTGAAGAAAAAAACCGGCAGCAGCAGATTGAGTTAGTAGAAGGGGACGCTATGAAACTTCCGTTTCCCGATAATACATTCGACCATGCTACGATTGGTTTTGCCCTGCGAAATGTACCAGACTTGGTGCAAGTATTAAAGGAAATGAAGCGAGTGGTCAAACCAGGTGGTCAGGTTGTATCTTTGGAACTATCCAAACCAACCTCTCCTCTGTTTCGACGCATCTATTTGTTTTATTTTCAAAAAGTATTGCCGGTACTAGGGAAACTTTTTGCTAATAGTTATGAACAGTATCGTTGGTTACCAGAATCTCTCGTTTCGTTTCCAGACTATCAAGAGTTGAAAAAGCTGATGGAAGAAGAAGTGGGGCTGGAAGTAGAGGTATATCCGCTCACTTTCGGAATAACGGCACTCCATCTAGGCAGAAAACCAGTAGAATGA
- a CDS encoding heptaprenyl diphosphate synthase component 1 yields the protein MTLIQKEYRAILHQVEQDVQHPYLAAHLGQPPIPKDFIRLVHLFLCSQSLSSKRRRVWTVATACLHMGLTVHETITHDSPADLEKFQKQQLAILIGDFYSSLFYRILGEWEEANVIQQLANVTSQIQEEKMHAYLGKGLLTTEQWVSEQLCLGIFALFGTEPHENWKQVFTLFCSKQAGHLDLIQDSDWLPSEILAEFRHFDEV from the coding sequence ATGACGCTGATACAGAAAGAATACAGAGCGATCCTCCATCAAGTAGAGCAAGATGTGCAGCATCCTTATCTAGCGGCTCATCTTGGACAACCGCCGATCCCAAAAGATTTTATCCGGCTTGTCCATCTTTTTTTATGTTCTCAGTCTCTATCCTCCAAAAGGAGACGAGTCTGGACGGTTGCAACAGCTTGTTTACATATGGGTTTGACGGTACATGAAACTATTACACATGATTCCCCTGCCGATTTAGAGAAATTCCAAAAGCAACAATTGGCTATTTTGATAGGAGATTTTTACAGTAGTCTTTTTTATCGTATTTTGGGGGAATGGGAAGAGGCAAATGTAATACAGCAACTAGCCAATGTCACCAGTCAGATTCAAGAAGAAAAGATGCATGCTTATTTGGGGAAAGGCTTGCTCACTACTGAACAATGGGTATCGGAACAGCTATGTTTGGGGATTTTTGCGCTTTTTGGAACAGAGCCACATGAAAATTGGAAACAAGTCTTTACACTGTTCTGTTCTAAACAAGCCGGTCACTTAGATTTAATACAAGATAGTGATTGGTTGCCATCAGAGATACTAGCTGAATTTCGACACTTTGATGAAGTATGA
- the mtrB gene encoding trp RNA-binding attenuation protein MtrB, with the protein MDKPTGVEYFIIKAEENGVNVIGLTRGKDTRFHHSEKLDKGEVMIAQFTEHTSAVKVRGKARIITPFGEVQTIDEA; encoded by the coding sequence ATGGATAAGCCGACTGGAGTAGAGTATTTTATCATTAAAGCAGAAGAAAATGGAGTGAATGTAATAGGACTTACACGAGGGAAAGATACACGATTCCATCATTCAGAGAAATTAGACAAAGGGGAAGTGATGATTGCCCAATTTACTGAACATACTTCTGCAGTAAAAGTCAGAGGAAAGGCAAGAATTATTACTCCATTTGGTGAAGTTCAAACCATAGACGAAGCGTGA
- the folE gene encoding GTP cyclohydrolase I FolE — protein MRVDQEKIQNAVRMILEAVGEDPDREGLLDTPKRVARMYEEIFSGLDKDPKEEFSVVFSEPHEELVLVKDIPFFSTCEHHLVPFFGKAHVGYIPKGGRVTGLSKLARAVESVTRRPQLQERITSTIADALMEKLEPHGVIVVIEAEHMCMTMRGVKKPGSMTVTSAVRGVFQEDAVARSEAMQHILRNS, from the coding sequence TTGCGTGTGGATCAAGAAAAAATTCAAAATGCAGTACGCATGATTTTAGAAGCAGTTGGAGAGGACCCAGATCGTGAGGGGCTTTTAGATACACCAAAACGAGTAGCGCGGATGTACGAGGAAATTTTCTCAGGGTTAGACAAAGACCCGAAAGAAGAGTTTTCTGTTGTGTTTAGTGAGCCTCATGAGGAACTTGTCCTCGTCAAAGATATCCCGTTCTTTTCCACTTGTGAGCATCATCTAGTCCCGTTTTTTGGGAAAGCTCATGTAGGATACATACCAAAAGGAGGGCGTGTAACGGGTCTGAGCAAATTAGCTCGTGCTGTGGAATCCGTAACTCGCCGTCCACAACTTCAGGAACGAATTACAAGCACGATTGCAGATGCTCTGATGGAAAAATTAGAACCTCATGGTGTTATTGTGGTGATAGAAGCAGAACATATGTGTATGACGATGAGAGGTGTGAAAAAACCCGGCTCTATGACGGTAACCTCTGCAGTTCGTGGTGTTTTCCAAGAAGATGCAGTTGCAAGATCAGAAGCAATGCAACATATTTTGCGCAATAGCTAA
- a CDS encoding Nramp family divalent metal transporter encodes MSLSTEAKSHAEPSSEVATPTPPTGVKRFTMVGPGLITAATGVGAGDLVAALVAGTKYNMTFVWAIVLGAIIKFALNEGVGRWSLATGKTILQGWRSLGSWTTIYFGIYVVIWGFVYGAAGTSSAALASTAMFPQIPLWGWAIIHGLVAFGLVWMGRYQIFEKVMMWLTGFMFITVVGSAIFVFPTILDLVGGLVPRLPDGSLFYALGLIGGVGGSITMASYGYWIKEKKWSGRPWIPIMRFDSATAYIMTSIFTIALLIVGAGFLFGTGITIEGEKGLLALGELLGERFGEWVRWLFLLGFWSASFTSVLGVWNGVPYLFADFMRHLGKDREYEDPEPVKETSKWYRAFLIWLTFPPMLLLFLGKPVQLVIAYGVLGAVFMPFLAITLIWLLNSKRVASDMRSTWISNFILGASVALFLFLGYQELVKVLS; translated from the coding sequence ATGAGTTTATCTACAGAAGCGAAATCGCATGCAGAACCATCATCAGAAGTAGCAACTCCAACTCCCCCTACTGGTGTTAAGCGTTTTACGATGGTAGGACCTGGTCTGATCACAGCAGCTACTGGCGTAGGTGCTGGAGATTTGGTCGCTGCCCTAGTTGCTGGAACCAAATATAATATGACCTTTGTTTGGGCCATTGTGCTTGGAGCAATCATCAAATTCGCTCTCAATGAAGGGGTAGGGCGCTGGAGCTTAGCCACAGGCAAAACAATCTTACAAGGCTGGCGATCTCTTGGAAGTTGGACAACCATCTATTTTGGAATCTATGTAGTCATCTGGGGCTTTGTTTATGGAGCTGCTGGTACTTCATCTGCTGCTCTTGCTAGTACTGCAATGTTCCCGCAAATCCCTCTCTGGGGTTGGGCTATTATTCACGGTTTAGTAGCATTCGGTCTTGTTTGGATGGGACGTTATCAAATATTCGAGAAAGTGATGATGTGGCTGACAGGCTTTATGTTCATCACTGTCGTTGGTAGTGCTATTTTTGTTTTCCCTACCATATTAGACTTAGTAGGCGGATTGGTTCCACGTTTACCTGATGGTTCACTGTTTTATGCATTAGGATTAATCGGAGGTGTAGGCGGCTCCATCACGATGGCATCCTATGGCTATTGGATCAAAGAGAAGAAATGGTCTGGTCGTCCGTGGATTCCGATTATGCGATTTGATTCTGCAACCGCCTATATTATGACATCGATCTTTACAATCGCCCTACTCATTGTGGGTGCAGGCTTCCTCTTTGGGACAGGTATCACCATTGAAGGGGAAAAAGGATTACTTGCACTTGGAGAACTACTAGGAGAACGCTTTGGCGAGTGGGTTCGTTGGTTGTTCTTACTTGGTTTCTGGTCTGCCTCTTTCACCTCTGTATTAGGTGTATGGAACGGGGTACCCTACCTCTTTGCAGACTTTATGCGTCATTTGGGGAAAGACCGCGAATATGAAGATCCAGAACCAGTGAAAGAGACTTCCAAATGGTATCGTGCCTTTTTAATCTGGCTCACCTTCCCACCAATGCTCCTTCTGTTCCTTGGAAAACCAGTACAATTAGTAATTGCGTACGGTGTATTAGGAGCAGTCTTTATGCCTTTCCTTGCAATCACCCTCATTTGGCTTTTAAACAGCAAACGAGTAGCATCTGATATGCGTAGTACTTGGATCAGTAACTTTATTTTAGGAGCTAGTGTAGCATTGTTCTTATTCCTAGGCTATCAAGAGTTGGTAAAAGTGCTTAGTTAA
- a CDS encoding HU family DNA-binding protein, which translates to MNKTDLINKVAEATELKKKDAGVAVEAVLDAITGALQAGEKVQLIGFGNFEVKDRQARKGRNPRTGEEIDIPATKVPSFKPGKQLKEDVNK; encoded by the coding sequence ATGAATAAAACCGATCTGATCAATAAAGTAGCAGAAGCTACCGAACTTAAGAAAAAAGATGCTGGAGTAGCAGTAGAAGCAGTTTTAGATGCGATTACAGGAGCTCTTCAAGCCGGCGAAAAAGTTCAACTTATCGGGTTTGGAAACTTTGAGGTAAAAGACCGTCAAGCACGTAAAGGTCGCAACCCTCGTACTGGGGAAGAAATCGATATCCCTGCAACCAAAGTTCCTAGCTTTAAACCTGGTAAGCAGTTGAAAGAAGACGTCAACAAGTAA